A genomic window from Chiloscyllium punctatum isolate Juve2018m chromosome 50, sChiPun1.3, whole genome shotgun sequence includes:
- the LOC140470130 gene encoding uncharacterized protein, protein MESPGWGSPDPQSTRLLYNKGRRLLRQIQELTEPPGGSEPTCGLLECLLREGSPTEPRGTRLRHLLLADEIAGPQGAGFGVLTPPQETGSLPTPSSWTPGQAVAESEREPRGGRDSILSKAMVAAGIPTVLDRGASAPTQAFRKVAASGRVTFNLSAAAQGPTWKWRAPCSSRTPDVASTSSSFHSRLPFGHGRRPSASLPIANNSSPVASPCSGPRFLRHPLLDHRTLYSMAAKEEEELTGGASDAMLEAQDGSCSDLLSVSQDGGCSDLLSDTQDGGCSDLLSDTQDGGCSDLLSETQDGGCSDLLSDTQDGSCRELLSDTQDGGCSDLLSETQDGGCSDLLSDTQDGSCRELLSDTQDGGMMAGTQDGDCSDMMSDTQDGGMMAGTQDGSCRDLLSDTQDGESVDVVKGAQDGGHAEMMVDTRDGSGSNLASDTQDGSPVDMMADPPEGEPVDMMTECQDGGSSDLVADSQDGGSCDAFCASSPHLSEDFGQEAFYTPEGSPSDVEGDIDPEAQMARLGEDEEEEEEPGGSGVLPGLGALNTISGRPAQLASRSIKDEGGSQASGSSRSGGGSEGRAGGSTKEGADDVYTEIHQDMFSKAFLFNKFMKQGRFQRKPSNQSGN, encoded by the exons GAGCCTAGGGGCACACGCCTCCGGCACCTCCTGCTGGCCGACGAGATCGCGGGTCCCCAGGGCGCCGGCTTCG GAGTCCTGACACCACCACAGGAAACCGGATCTCTACCCACCCCTTCCTCATGGACGCCAGGTCAGGCAGTGGCCGAGTCGGAACGGGAGCCCAGAGGAGGGAGGGATAGCATCCTCTCGAAGGCCATGGTCGCTGCGGGGATCCCCACCGTGCTTGACAGGGGCGCATCTGCCCCCACCCAGGCGTTCCGCAAGGTCGCAGCCTCGGGACGGGTGACCTTCAACCTGAGCGCGGCGGCTCAAGGCCCCACCTGGAAATGGCGGGCCCCTTGCTCCTCACGGACCCCAGACGTGGCGtccacctcctcctccttccACTCCAGGCTGCCATTCGGCCATGGGCGCCGGCCCTCCGCCAGCCTGCCCATTGCCAACAACAGCTCCCCCGTTGCCAGTCCCTGTTCCGGCCCGCGATTTCTCCGTCACCCGCTACTGGACCACAGAACCCTGTACTCGATGGCGgcgaaggaggaggaggagctgaCTGGTGGCGCCAGTGACGCCATGCTGGAGGCCCAAGATGGCAGCTGTAGCGACTTGCTCTCGGTCAGCCAAGATGGTGGCTGCAGCGACCTGCTGTCGGACACCCAAGATGGTGGCTGCAGCGACCTGCTGTCGGACACCCAAGATGGTGGCTGCAGCGACCTGCTGTCGGAGACCCAAGATGGTGGCTGCAGCGACCTGTTGTCGGATACCCAAGATGGCAGCTGCCGAGAGCTGCTGTCGGACACCCAAGACGGTGGCTGCAGCGACCTGCTGTCGGAGACCCAAGATGGTGGCTGCAGCGACCTGTTGTCGGATACCCAAGATGGCAGCTGCAGAGAGCTGCTGTCGGACACCCAAGATGGCGGCATGATGGCGGGCACACAAGATGGCGACTGTAGCGACATGATGTCAGATACCCAAGATGGTGGCATGATGGCGGGCACACAAGATGGCAGCTGTCGCGACCTGCTGTCAGACACTCAAGATGGCGAATCTGTTGACGTAGTGAAGGGTGCACAAGATGGCGGCCATGCTGAAATGATGGTGGACACACGAGATGGCAGCGGAAGCAACCTGGCGTCAGACACCCAAGATGGCAGCCCGGTCGACATGATGGCAGATCCTCCAGAGGGCGAGCCCGTTGACATGATGACGGAGTGCCAGGATGGCGGCTCCAGCGACCTGGTGGCCGACTCCCAGGATGGTGGCTCCTGCGACGCTTTCTGtgcctcctccccccacctgagCGAGGACTTTGGCCAGGAGGCCTTTTACACGCCGGAGGGGAGCCCATCCGACGTGGAGGGGGACATCGACCCTGAGGCCCAGATGGCGCGCCTCGGGGAggacgaggaggaggaggaggagcccGGGGGCTCTGGTGTCCTGCCGGGCCTAGGCGCGTTGAACACCATCTCTGGGAGGCCGGCCCAGCTCGCATCCCGGTCCATCAAGGACGAGGGCGGCAGCCAGGCCTCAGGCTCGTCCCGGTCAGGAGGGGGCAGCGAGGGGAGGGCCGGAGGGTCGACCAAGGAAGGAGCTGACGACGTCTACACTGAGATCCATCAGGACATGTTCTCCAAAGCCTTCCTCTTCAACAAGTTCATGAAGCAGGGGCGTTTCCAACGCAAACCAAGCAACCAAAGTGGCAACTAA